A part of Campylobacter ureolyticus ACS-301-V-Sch3b genomic DNA contains:
- a CDS encoding lipoprotein, which produces MRFILSAFVALLFLTGCSSTWHGVKSDTKQNVEWTKDKVHDGAEWVSDKTE; this is translated from the coding sequence ATGAGATTTATTTTATCTGCATTTGTGGCATTATTGTTTTTAACAGGTTGTTCTAGCACTTGGCACGGTGTAAAAAGTGATACTAAACAAAATGTTGAATGGACAAAAGATAAAGTTCATGATGGAGCAGAGTGGGTCTCAGACAAAACTGAATAA
- a CDS encoding autotransporter outer membrane beta-barrel domain-containing protein produces MKNIVISSILAAMLCGTINASEADFVDKKSDFDFSGFDFTYTGIPQVGSNLSFFKDSGLKEINVGNIPNQKNFTLDGITNTDDQVSYIAGGAQSSDIKNYTLEVDLSHLDKSTTPDKNTAHLIGGLSVKNNALNNKLIFTNIPGNPERKINLYGGISLSQNTNNNLVNVTGIKDGSDKGGLFKIFSGFSFEGEANENKVTINESKIQDSVFGGVSTKKSANLNVVDINSAEVVGNVDGGRSFGGDMQYEASNNEVNIKDSEIGGLTTAGFAMMNSNSNKVVIESSKIGTKTGQMNIVDSVIGGRSSAGTANLNKVLIKGNSEIFQKVVGGQADEGKEANSNKVFVESSNMKVPNIDDTVIIGGHGGNNGAEKNSVIVTSKSKLEGMVIGGFSRNGVILNEVTVDNSTVDGNIYGGFSNTFSNTYQGKANSNSVVIRNKTEANGAVHGGYANNDASLNNVLISDSSIMYKVYGGFSELGNANENAVNITSSSYVDNTIFGGVSIKNGDANNNIVNISSSHADWVIYGGYSQEGNANSNQVLADSSEMANDIYGGESEDKNANNNKVSLKFSNVGSSVTGGSAKDEANNNILDITSSNIGDSIHGGKSTEGAANNNKVLLKISKVGSSVAGGSAKDEVNNNILDITSSNIGGDVYGGYSNEGDAINNTVNLFHNSARDLALGKHFLVKGVIHGGFSDGNNKDAILGNKLNVTGKNLIAGNINNFDEVNFNLPKDIKTNDVVLQLTKNEPTTLKSVKVNPYVEQGESKAIVKNLKPKEKIYIIKKASIDENTLEEEQAIDKDLEIKSKELTKATKSIVSEVGASTIYNVKLNKDESNLYLEVGEIESTTPTPTPKPNKPITPKVNPKLNHTLIPNLASSHVVNQMSDLMGDNISNIAMLDDNISVNTDNIISFGYIKGYKSNIDKSDTDINGVVVDVGVASRADNALMGGFFEYSYADYDGSANSYSSDGKINAYAVGALARFDLRNNFFIDSYAKIGKLNNKYTLKGYDNLNINKDSTFYSLGAFLGHDSYFDRFMLTNRLGYAYSNVDGYDLDINGETLNIKDISSKRIKFDSIAYYNTNTDTNLYARARLIYELDGKSSTYAPNINKTIESTNKGFSGGGELGVIYSIKPLSNISFGVGAMGGKIDELSANLRFVYGW; encoded by the coding sequence ATGAAAAATATAGTCATTTCATCGATATTGGCAGCCATGTTGTGCGGCACTATAAATGCAAGTGAGGCTGACTTTGTTGATAAAAAAAGCGATTTTGATTTTAGTGGATTTGACTTTACTTATACCGGTATTCCACAGGTAGGATCCAATCTTTCTTTTTTTAAAGATTCCGGTCTTAAAGAGATTAATGTAGGGAATATTCCAAACCAAAAAAATTTTACTCTTGATGGTATAACAAATACAGATGATCAAGTTTCATACATTGCAGGAGGAGCACAAAGTAGTGATATAAAAAACTATACCTTAGAGGTAGATTTGAGTCATCTTGATAAAAGCACTACGCCTGACAAAAATACTGCACATTTAATAGGTGGATTATCTGTAAAAAATAATGCTTTAAATAATAAACTAATTTTTACAAACATTCCTGGCAATCCTGAAAGAAAAATTAATCTGTATGGTGGAATTTCTCTTTCGCAAAATACTAATAATAACTTGGTCAATGTTACTGGTATAAAAGACGGTAGTGATAAGGGGGGTCTTTTTAAAATATTTAGTGGATTTTCATTTGAAGGTGAAGCTAATGAAAACAAAGTTACTATAAATGAATCAAAAATTCAAGACAGTGTGTTTGGAGGAGTTTCCACTAAGAAAAGTGCAAATTTAAATGTGGTTGACATCAATTCAGCTGAAGTAGTAGGAAATGTTGATGGTGGGCGTTCATTTGGTGGGGATATGCAATATGAAGCTAGCAATAATGAAGTTAATATAAAAGATTCAGAAATAGGAGGGTTAACCACAGCAGGATTTGCTATGATGAACTCAAATTCAAATAAAGTTGTTATAGAATCATCTAAAATAGGCACAAAAACAGGTCAAATGAATATAGTAGATTCTGTTATTGGTGGACGCTCAAGTGCTGGAACCGCTAATTTAAATAAAGTTTTGATAAAAGGAAATTCTGAAATATTTCAAAAAGTAGTTGGCGGACAAGCAGATGAAGGAAAAGAAGCAAATTCAAATAAAGTTTTTGTTGAATCATCTAATATGAAAGTACCGAATATTGATGATACTGTTATTATTGGTGGTCATGGTGGTAACAATGGTGCTGAAAAAAATAGTGTTATTGTAACTTCAAAATCAAAATTAGAAGGAATGGTTATTGGTGGATTTTCAAGAAATGGTGTTATTTTGAATGAAGTTACAGTTGATAATTCAACAGTAGATGGAAATATATATGGTGGCTTTTCAAATACTTTTTCAAATACTTATCAAGGTAAAGCTAACTCAAATAGTGTTGTTATAAGAAATAAAACTGAAGCAAATGGTGCAGTTCATGGTGGGTATGCAAACAATGACGCTAGTTTAAATAATGTTTTAATAAGCGACTCATCTATAATGTATAAGGTTTATGGTGGCTTTTCGGAACTAGGCAATGCTAATGAAAACGCAGTCAACATAACATCTTCATCATATGTAGATAATACTATTTTTGGTGGAGTTTCAATAAAAAACGGTGATGCTAACAACAACATTGTAAATATATCTTCATCGCATGCGGACTGGGTAATTTATGGCGGCTATAGCCAAGAAGGCAACGCTAACTCAAATCAAGTTTTAGCTGACAGCTCAGAAATGGCAAATGATATTTATGGTGGTGAATCAGAAGATAAAAATGCTAACAACAACAAAGTCTCATTGAAATTTTCAAATGTTGGCTCTTCTGTAACAGGTGGTTCTGCCAAAGACGAAGCCAACAATAACATTTTAGATATAACTTCATCAAATATAGGTGACAGTATCCATGGTGGTAAATCAACAGAAGGAGCTGCTAACAACAACAAAGTCTTATTGAAAATTTCAAAGGTTGGCTCTTCTGTAGCAGGTGGTTCTGCCAAAGATGAAGTAAACAATAACATTTTAGATATAACTTCATCAAATATAGGTGGTGATGTTTATGGTGGCTACTCAAATGAAGGTGATGCTATAAATAACACTGTAAATTTATTTCATAACTCAGCAAGAGATTTAGCTTTAGGTAAACACTTTTTAGTTAAAGGTGTAATTCATGGTGGATTTTCAGATGGTAACAATAAAGATGCAATTTTAGGCAATAAATTAAATGTTACCGGTAAAAATCTAATAGCAGGAAATATTAACAACTTTGATGAGGTAAATTTTAATCTTCCAAAAGATATAAAAACAAATGATGTAGTGCTTCAATTAACAAAAAATGAACCGACAACTTTAAAAAGTGTAAAAGTAAATCCTTATGTTGAGCAAGGAGAAAGTAAAGCTATTGTTAAAAATCTTAAACCAAAAGAAAAAATTTACATTATTAAAAAAGCATCTATTGATGAAAATACTTTAGAGGAAGAACAAGCTATAGACAAAGACCTTGAAATAAAAAGTAAAGAGTTGACTAAAGCTACTAAATCAATTGTATCTGAAGTAGGAGCTAGTACAATTTATAATGTAAAGTTAAATAAAGATGAAAGTAATTTATATTTAGAAGTTGGAGAAATTGAATCAACAACTCCAACTCCAACTCCAAAGCCTAATAAACCTATCACTCCTAAAGTAAATCCTAAGTTAAATCATACATTAATACCAAATTTGGCAAGTTCTCATGTTGTAAATCAAATGAGTGATTTAATGGGTGATAATATATCAAACATAGCAATGCTTGATGATAATATATCTGTAAATACTGATAATATTATAAGTTTTGGATATATAAAAGGATATAAAAGCAATATCGATAAAAGCGATACTGATATAAATGGAGTAGTTGTTGATGTTGGTGTTGCAAGTAGAGCTGATAATGCACTAATGGGTGGATTTTTTGAATACTCTTATGCAGATTATGATGGAAGTGCGAACTCTTATTCAAGTGATGGAAAGATAAATGCTTATGCAGTAGGAGCGTTAGCAAGATTTGATTTAAGAAATAACTTCTTTATAGACTCTTATGCAAAAATAGGTAAGTTAAATAACAAATACACCTTAAAAGGCTACGATAATCTAAATATTAATAAAGACTCTACATTTTACTCTCTTGGAGCATTTTTAGGACATGATTCTTACTTTGATAGATTTATGCTAACAAATAGACTTGGCTATGCTTATTCAAATGTTGATGGTTATGATTTAGATATAAATGGTGAAACTTTAAATATCAAAGATATCTCATCAAAAAGAATTAAATTTGATAGTATAGCTTACTATAATACAAATACAGATACAAACCTATATGCAAGAGCAAGACTTATATATGAGCTTGATGGCAAAAGCAGTACCTATGCACCTAACATAAATAAAACTATAGAAAGTACAAATAAAGGCTTTAGTGGTGGAGGTGAACTTGGTGTTATATATAGCATAAAACCTCTATCAAATATAAGCTTTGGTGTTGGAGCAATGGGTGGTAAGATAGATGAACTTAGTGCAAATCTTAGATTTGTGTATGGATGGTAG
- the htpX gene encoding zinc metalloprotease HtpX, which produces MQIIKTSILMVVLMFLFMAIGYAIGGQGGMVIAFLIACATNFFSYFFSDKIVLKHYNAVLVTKQNASGLYDIVEKLCKKGNLPLPKICIIPDPTPNAFATGRNPKHAVVAVTEGLLNLMSEEEIEAVIAHELSHVKHYDILTGSIAAVFAGAIAILANIAKMGAMFGGNSKNSNRSNIVVLIALAVIAPLAATIIQLAISRSREFEADRGSAELTSNPNGLIKALSKLESYSKNPLKNADPSSAHMFIVNPLSGKSNFSSLFRTHPSTEERIKALEKLKTKA; this is translated from the coding sequence ATGCAAATAATAAAAACTTCTATTTTGATGGTTGTTTTAATGTTTTTATTTATGGCAATTGGCTATGCAATCGGTGGTCAAGGTGGTATGGTAATCGCATTTTTAATAGCTTGTGCAACAAATTTTTTTAGTTATTTTTTTAGTGATAAGATAGTTTTAAAGCACTATAATGCAGTTTTAGTAACTAAACAAAACGCATCTGGTCTTTATGATATAGTTGAAAAACTTTGTAAAAAAGGTAATTTACCACTTCCTAAAATTTGCATTATTCCAGATCCCACTCCAAATGCTTTTGCAACTGGAAGAAACCCAAAGCATGCTGTTGTTGCAGTAACTGAAGGTCTTTTAAATTTAATGAGCGAAGAAGAGATTGAAGCTGTTATTGCTCATGAATTAAGCCATGTAAAGCATTATGATATTTTAACTGGCTCAATTGCAGCTGTTTTTGCAGGGGCAATCGCAATTTTAGCAAATATTGCAAAAATGGGAGCTATGTTTGGAGGCAATAGTAAAAACTCAAATAGATCAAATATTGTTGTTTTAATCGCTCTTGCTGTTATTGCTCCACTTGCTGCTACTATTATTCAGCTTGCAATTTCAAGAAGTAGGGAGTTTGAAGCTGATCGTGGCTCAGCTGAGCTTACTTCAAATCCAAACGGGCTTATAAAAGCACTTTCTAAGCTTGAAAGTTATTCTAAAAATCCTCTTAAAAATGCAGATCCAAGCAGTGCTCATATGTTTATCGTAAATCCACTAAGTGGCAAAAGTAACTTTTCATCTTTGTTTAGAACTCATCCAAGCACAGAAGAAAGAATTAAAGCTCTTGAAAAATTAAAAACAAAAGCTTAA
- the brnQ gene encoding branched-chain amino acid transport system II carrier protein, whose amino-acid sequence MKEISFRSFLVVGLTLFSMFFGAGNFIFPPFLGNLAGEQTPIAIIAFCLTAVLFPILGIAAVAKSNGLHNLAKRISLKFALIFSIFLLLIIGPFFAIPRAANMPFELAIKPFLSQGLQASFMPLFLYSVVYFIVNWALSRNPTKMISTLGKILTPILLILILILFAVSVIDPLHSSSFLQAKGNYATHPITTGILEGYQTMDALASLSFGLVILLTFKRIGIQDNEKIVSATIKAGLLAGLILMIIYMMLSYIGASAGAAVGLFKQDPKNGAEILAIATGYWFGKYGIVIFGLAMFLACLTTTVGLTCAISEYFITITKIKYQHWIIIWSVISSLMANVGLTAIINYAVPFLGIIYPLALSLIVLSLLNNKLNEDKFTYSFVIYAVLVISLVGTLDRSFHVAIPGLVDLCKLLPLYDQSLEWMIPGVVCLFIGMAKIKLSKKAI is encoded by the coding sequence ATGAAAGAGATATCGTTTAGAAGCTTTTTAGTAGTTGGGCTTACACTTTTTTCTATGTTTTTTGGTGCTGGGAATTTTATATTTCCACCATTTTTAGGCAATCTTGCAGGAGAACAAACTCCAATTGCGATAATTGCATTTTGTTTAACAGCTGTCTTATTTCCTATTTTGGGTATTGCAGCAGTTGCAAAGTCAAATGGACTTCATAACCTTGCAAAAAGAATTTCACTTAAATTTGCATTAATTTTTTCAATATTTTTGCTTCTTATAATTGGACCATTTTTTGCTATTCCAAGGGCTGCAAATATGCCTTTTGAGCTTGCTATTAAGCCATTTTTATCACAGGGTTTGCAAGCTAGTTTTATGCCTTTATTTTTGTATTCTGTAGTATATTTTATAGTAAATTGGGCTCTTTCAAGAAACCCAACAAAAATGATATCAACATTGGGTAAAATTTTAACTCCTATTTTGCTTATTTTAATACTTATTTTATTTGCTGTTTCTGTTATTGATCCACTTCACAGTTCTTCATTTTTACAAGCAAAAGGCAATTACGCAACTCATCCTATAACCACTGGTATTTTAGAGGGTTATCAGACAATGGATGCTTTGGCAAGCCTTAGTTTTGGACTTGTTATTTTGCTTACTTTTAAAAGAATTGGCATACAAGATAATGAAAAAATAGTAAGCGCAACTATAAAAGCAGGACTTTTAGCAGGACTTATTTTAATGATAATTTATATGATGCTTTCATATATCGGTGCAAGTGCAGGTGCAGCGGTAGGTTTGTTCAAGCAAGATCCTAAAAATGGAGCTGAAATTTTAGCCATCGCAACTGGGTATTGGTTTGGAAAATACGGCATTGTAATATTTGGTTTAGCGATGTTTTTAGCCTGTTTAACAACAACTGTTGGACTTACTTGTGCAATAAGCGAGTATTTTATAACAATTACAAAGATTAAATATCAACACTGGATAATCATTTGGTCTGTTATAAGCTCACTTATGGCAAATGTTGGTCTTACTGCGATTATTAATTATGCGGTGCCATTTTTGGGTATTATCTATCCACTAGCACTTTCTTTGATAGTTTTATCTTTATTAAATAATAAATTAAATGAAGATAAATTTACTTATTCTTTCGTTATTTATGCTGTTTTAGTGATAAGCTTAGTTGGAACTTTAGATAGAAGTTTTCATGTTGCGATACCAGGCTTGGTTGATTTATGTAAACTTTTACCACTTTATGATCAAAGTCTTGAGTGGATGATACCAGGTGTTGTTTGCTTATTTATCGGTATGGCAAAAATAAAGCTAAGTAAAAAAGCAATATAA
- a CDS encoding acyl-[ACP]--phospholipid O-acyltransferase: MRKLFNITGFLPFIVVLFINAVVDLGHKITIQNILVKSYSGDILIALTAIVNLLILLPYISLFSISGFLNDKFSRTQISRVAAAVTIIFTFLITIAYFKGWFYFAFFMTLLLAVQSAIFSTAKYALIKQIAKKENIALANSVVESATIIAILLSSLIFSIIFEKFVVIADSPGKMMSSVWFIGVILFIFTCLETYFAFKIPYFEAGDKTSEFKIKKYITFGYLKENLTLIFKNKNILLSVLGISVFWALAQLIIAVFPRHYKDIIDDNVAIIQIILASSTIGIVFGALFSGYLSKKRVELGIVCISSFGLFVMLVLFASVNSIFLMFLTAILFGFMGGAFIIPLNANIQLNAGKENAGKIMAGSNFIQNIFMVMFLFLAIFCAYFSINSKNIFYLASLSALICSIISFFILPNLTLRLFVMPFFKLFYKVRIKGEIPQNGGVLMLGNHLSFIDWALIQIAVNRKIKFVMHVSFYEKLHLKWFFNTFDVIRVGKGTNKHAMNQIQTALKNGEVVAMFVEGHITQNSNLNVFKKGYMLAIKDTGAKIVAFHIRGFWGSFFSRADISYKKKTFKRRVLNIAFSQPLDSQISPSNLKKEVIKLSYFNLGDYLDLQKPLQYEWLKWAKRTPFHASMVDFSAKTLSNFKVLVGVLLFAKKLNLKDEENIGILLPSSNACAIINLTLLTQKKVIVNLNYTSNTNSLQNCLENAGIKTILTSKKFIEKLNVREINFNAQIIQKFFYLEDLKITKFDKIRAIAKVILPKILIEKLYFKKANLDDTAAIIYSSGSEGEPKGIVLTHKNLLTNIVQVSDLLGRANIEVMLSSLPVFHSFGLTLTTLYPLYSNLKSVFVADPTDGFTLGTMLQKHKAEVIFGTSTFFRLYTKNKKVTKEMFESIKYAVAGGEKLNLNTKSEFEEKFDKEILEGYGTTETSPVISVNLPNEIKDGKVQIFNKKGSVGMPLNGTIVKIVDPDTLKELEDYENGLILVSGHQVMKGYFKKTSNVLVEIDGIKYYKTGDIGYLDQDYFIYITDRISRFAKLGGEMISLSMVENALHEVLCDDDIISVTNLKDDKKGEKIVLLYEGEKSIDEIKELIKDSHLNALMRPSVIHKVEKIPVLGTGKVNFKGAKDLALQLDKQD; the protein is encoded by the coding sequence TATTTTAATAGCTCTTACTGCGATTGTCAATTTGCTCATTTTACTTCCTTATATTTCACTATTTTCAATATCTGGATTTTTAAATGATAAATTTTCGCGTACTCAAATTTCAAGAGTTGCAGCAGCTGTTACTATAATTTTTACATTTTTAATAACAATTGCCTATTTTAAAGGTTGGTTTTATTTTGCATTTTTTATGACTTTGCTTTTAGCTGTTCAAAGTGCGATTTTTTCTACTGCTAAATATGCACTTATAAAACAAATTGCAAAAAAAGAAAATATTGCCTTAGCAAATAGCGTAGTGGAATCTGCCACAATTATCGCTATTTTACTCTCATCTTTAATTTTTTCTATAATTTTTGAAAAATTTGTAGTTATTGCTGATAGTCCAGGAAAGATGATGAGTTCTGTTTGGTTTATAGGAGTAATTTTATTTATTTTCACCTGTTTAGAAACATATTTTGCATTTAAAATTCCATATTTTGAAGCTGGCGATAAGACAAGTGAGTTTAAAATTAAAAAATATATAACTTTTGGGTATCTAAAAGAAAATTTAACGCTAATTTTTAAAAACAAAAACATCTTATTAAGCGTGCTTGGAATTTCTGTTTTTTGGGCATTGGCTCAGCTTATAATAGCAGTTTTTCCAAGACATTATAAAGATATAATAGATGATAATGTTGCAATAATTCAAATAATTTTAGCAAGTAGTACAATTGGGATAGTTTTTGGAGCACTGTTTTCAGGTTATTTATCTAAAAAAAGAGTAGAACTTGGGATAGTTTGCATCTCATCTTTTGGACTTTTTGTTATGCTTGTGCTTTTTGCAAGTGTAAATTCTATCTTTTTAATGTTTTTAACAGCTATTTTATTTGGTTTTATGGGTGGGGCTTTTATAATCCCTTTAAATGCAAATATTCAACTAAATGCAGGAAAGGAAAATGCAGGTAAGATAATGGCAGGAAGCAACTTTATACAAAACATTTTTATGGTTATGTTTTTATTTTTAGCGATATTTTGCGCATATTTTAGTATAAACTCAAAAAATATTTTTTATTTAGCAAGTTTGAGTGCGCTAATTTGTTCAATAATTTCATTTTTTATTCTACCAAATTTAACTTTAAGACTTTTTGTAATGCCATTTTTTAAACTTTTTTATAAAGTAAGAATTAAAGGTGAGATACCACAAAATGGTGGAGTTTTAATGCTTGGAAACCATCTAAGCTTTATAGATTGGGCATTAATACAAATTGCAGTTAATAGAAAAATTAAATTTGTAATGCATGTAAGTTTTTATGAAAAACTCCATTTAAAGTGGTTTTTTAATACTTTTGATGTTATAAGAGTTGGAAAAGGCACAAATAAACATGCTATGAACCAAATACAAACCGCACTTAAAAATGGCGAAGTTGTGGCAATGTTTGTAGAAGGTCACATAACTCAAAACTCAAATTTAAATGTTTTTAAAAAAGGCTATATGCTTGCCATAAAAGATACAGGTGCTAAAATAGTTGCTTTTCATATAAGAGGTTTTTGGGGTTCATTTTTTTCAAGAGCTGATATTAGTTATAAGAAAAAAACATTTAAAAGAAGAGTTTTAAATATAGCTTTTAGCCAGCCCCTAGACTCACAAATTTCACCAAGCAATCTAAAAAAAGAGGTTATAAAACTATCTTATTTTAACCTTGGGGATTATCTAGATTTACAAAAGCCACTTCAATATGAATGGCTAAAATGGGCAAAAAGAACTCCGTTTCATGCTTCCATGGTTGATTTTAGTGCTAAAACTTTATCAAATTTCAAAGTACTTGTTGGAGTGCTTTTGTTTGCAAAAAAACTTAACTTAAAAGATGAAGAAAATATAGGAATTTTACTTCCATCATCAAATGCTTGTGCGATAATCAACCTTACACTTCTTACACAAAAAAAAGTAATTGTAAATTTAAACTACACATCAAACACAAACTCTTTGCAAAATTGTTTAGAAAATGCAGGCATTAAAACCATTTTAACTTCAAAAAAATTTATAGAAAAATTAAATGTAAGAGAGATAAATTTTAACGCACAAATAATACAGAAATTCTTTTATTTAGAAGATTTAAAAATTACAAAATTTGATAAAATAAGAGCTATTGCTAAAGTAATTCTACCTAAAATTTTAATTGAAAAATTATATTTTAAAAAAGCAAACTTAGATGACACAGCAGCAATTATTTATAGCAGTGGAAGCGAAGGCGAGCCAAAAGGTATAGTTTTAACGCATAAAAATTTACTTACAAATATCGTTCAAGTAAGTGATCTTTTAGGAAGAGCAAATATCGAAGTCATGCTTTCAAGTCTTCCTGTTTTTCACTCTTTTGGACTTACTTTAACTACGCTTTATCCACTTTATTCAAATTTAAAAAGCGTTTTTGTAGCTGATCCAACGGATGGATTTACTCTTGGTACAATGCTTCAAAAACATAAAGCAGAAGTTATATTTGGCACATCTACATTTTTTAGACTTTATACTAAAAATAAAAAAGTAACAAAAGAGATGTTTGAAAGTATTAAATACGCAGTAGCAGGTGGCGAGAAACTAAATTTAAATACAAAAAGTGAATTTGAAGAAAAATTTGATAAAGAAATTTTAGAAGGTTATGGCACAACAGAAACTTCACCTGTAATTAGTGTAAATTTGCCAAATGAGATAAAAGATGGAAAAGTGCAAATTTTTAACAAAAAAGGAAGTGTTGGAATGCCACTAAATGGAACTATTGTAAAGATAGTAGATCCAGATACCCTAAAAGAGCTTGAAGATTATGAAAACGGTCTTATTTTAGTAAGCGGACATCAAGTTATGAAAGGCTACTTTAAAAAAACTAGCAATGTTTTAGTTGAAATAGATGGGATAAAATACTACAAAACAGGCGATATAGGATACTTAGATCAAGATTATTTTATATATATAACAGATAGAATATCTCGTTTTGCAAAACTTGGTGGTGAGATGATAAGTCTTTCAATGGTTGAAAATGCGCTTCACGAAGTATTGTGCGATGATGATATTATAAGTGTTACAAATTTAAAAGATGATAAAAAAGGCGAAAAGATAGTTTTACTTTATGAGGGCGAAAAAAGTATTGATGAAATAAAAGAGTTAATAAAAGACTCACATCTAAATGCTCTTATGAGACCAAGTGTTATCCATAAAGTAGAAAAAATTCCAGTCCTAGGAACAGGAAAGGTAAATTTTAAAGGCGCTAAAGATTTAGCCTTACAACTTGATAAGCAAGATTAA